In one Candidatus Methylomirabilis sp. genomic region, the following are encoded:
- a CDS encoding shikimate dehydrogenase, with protein MRFTAAAKLFVLFGDPVEHSLSPAMQNAALQEAGIDGLYIPWRVKGANLPTAFESLRGMENFGGANVTLPHKEQAVALVDTLTPEAASVGAINTVVARGGRLLGANTDGQGFLRSLHEEADFLPRGKPAVILGAGGAARAVSVTLAEAGVKEIVIVNRAIERAQLLAECVNRDIGASAIGLGLDDPRMPAMVRDCALVVNATSVGLNPSDPPPIDPTLLQPGVLVYDLIYRPRETALLREAKKRGCRVLGGLGMLLYQGALAFELWTGQKPSEEAMRQALVAAIA; from the coding sequence ATGAGGTTTACTGCCGCGGCAAAACTGTTCGTCCTCTTCGGTGATCCTGTGGAGCATAGCCTCTCGCCGGCCATGCAGAATGCCGCACTCCAGGAGGCCGGCATCGATGGCCTGTATATTCCATGGCGGGTAAAGGGCGCGAACTTGCCAACCGCGTTCGAGTCGCTTCGCGGGATGGAAAACTTCGGCGGCGCGAATGTCACGCTTCCTCACAAGGAGCAGGCCGTCGCGTTGGTCGATACCCTGACACCAGAGGCCGCCTCGGTAGGTGCGATCAATACGGTCGTGGCCAGAGGCGGACGCCTACTTGGAGCCAATACCGACGGACAGGGGTTTCTCCGATCGCTTCATGAGGAGGCAGATTTTCTCCCGCGCGGGAAGCCTGCGGTCATCCTTGGAGCGGGCGGGGCGGCACGGGCTGTATCCGTCACTTTGGCCGAGGCCGGCGTTAAGGAGATCGTGATTGTCAACCGGGCCATCGAGCGCGCGCAGTTGCTGGCTGAGTGTGTGAACCGGGACATCGGTGCCTCGGCCATCGGACTGGGGCTTGACGATCCTCGAATGCCGGCCATGGTGAGAGACTGTGCCCTGGTGGTTAATGCCACATCGGTTGGCCTCAACCCTTCAGATCCTCCACCGATCGACCCGACCCTCCTTCAGCCCGGGGTACTGGTATACGATCTGATCTATCGGCCACGGGAGACCGCGTTGCTACGAGAGGCCAAGAAGCGGGGATGTCGGGTCCTGGGCGGGCTGGGCATGTTGCTGTATCAGGGCGCTCTGGCTTTCGAGCTGTGGACCGGACAAAAGCCTTCGGAGGAGGCGATGCGGCAAGCTCTCGTTGCTGCGATTGCTTAA
- a CDS encoding type IV pilus twitching motility protein PilT, which yields MNLHEMLKEAVERGASDLHLTAGVPPMLRLHGLISPLKDVPLAPAETKSLAYSVLTDAQKRQFEEEKELDLSFGIKGLSRFRANLYIQRGAVGMAIRAIPYTIHAFEELGLPKVVADLCEKPKGLILVTGPTGSGKSTTLATMIDKINRERHEHIVTIEDPIEFLHPHKSCIVNQREVHSDTRSFAEALRRVLRQDPDKVLIGEMRDQETIAVALTIAETGHLTFATLHTNSAVESINRIIDVFPSNQQPQIRAQLSFVLEGVLCQALIPKSNGHGRVLALEIMIPNPAIRNLIREDKIHQIYSTMQTGQEKFGMQTMNQSLLGHYLRRNITLEEALFRSSMPDELAQMIQRAQKNRV from the coding sequence ATGAATCTCCACGAGATGTTGAAGGAGGCGGTTGAGCGCGGCGCCTCCGATCTGCACCTGACCGCCGGCGTCCCACCGATGTTGCGCCTGCACGGCCTGATCTCGCCTCTCAAGGATGTGCCGCTTGCCCCGGCAGAAACGAAAAGCCTGGCGTATAGCGTCCTGACCGATGCCCAGAAACGGCAGTTCGAAGAAGAGAAAGAGCTCGATCTCTCCTTCGGAATCAAGGGATTGAGTAGGTTCCGCGCCAATCTCTATATTCAGCGAGGAGCCGTAGGAATGGCGATTCGGGCCATCCCGTACACTATTCACGCCTTCGAAGAGTTGGGTCTTCCGAAGGTTGTGGCCGATCTCTGTGAGAAGCCGAAGGGGCTCATCCTTGTCACCGGACCGACCGGTTCAGGGAAATCGACCACGCTGGCCACCATGATTGATAAGATTAACCGCGAGCGCCATGAGCATATTGTCACCATCGAGGACCCTATCGAATTCCTGCACCCGCATAAGAGCTGCATCGTGAATCAGCGCGAGGTTCACTCCGATACCCGATCGTTTGCGGAGGCGCTGAGAAGAGTCCTGAGGCAGGACCCGGACAAGGTTCTCATCGGTGAGATGCGGGACCAGGAGACGATTGCCGTGGCCCTCACCATCGCGGAGACCGGGCACCTGACGTTCGCGACACTGCATACCAACTCGGCCGTGGAAAGCATCAACCGGATCATCGACGTCTTTCCTTCGAATCAGCAGCCGCAAATCCGCGCCCAGCTTTCCTTCGTTCTGGAAGGGGTGCTCTGCCAGGCGCTTATCCCCAAGAGCAATGGCCATGGGCGCGTGCTCGCGCTGGAGATCATGATCCCGAACCCTGCTATCCGCAATCTGATTCGAGAAGACAAGATCCATCAGATCTACTCCACGATGCAAACCGGCCAGGAGAAATTCGGGATGCAGACGATGAATCAGTCGCTCCTTGGGCATTACTTGAGGCGGAACATCACGCTGGAAGAGGCGTTATTCAGGAGTTCAATGCCTGACGAACTGGCTCAGATGATCCAGCGGGCACAGAAAAACAGGGTATAG
- a CDS encoding alpha/beta hydrolase: MESRFVFFPDKRIAETPRDRGLAYEEIYFQTEDGLNLNGWWIPGTGSPLTILWFHGNGGNISHRLDNIKLRHDLLGTNIFIFDYREYGRSEGRATEEGTYQDGDAAIRYLRGLGDVDPTKIVFLGESLGSAVAVEMATRHGCAALILESPFLSIAEMAKVSFPFLPIGSFLQTKYDTLSKIAQVRAPLLIVHGENDEIVPFQHGQRLFEAAKESKEFYRIKGAHHNDLYLVGSTTYLETLNRFLSKVIGGKPS; this comes from the coding sequence ATGGAAAGCAGGTTCGTCTTCTTCCCTGACAAGCGGATTGCAGAGACTCCCCGCGATCGAGGCCTAGCCTATGAGGAAATCTACTTTCAGACAGAAGACGGGTTGAACCTCAATGGCTGGTGGATTCCCGGGACCGGGTCGCCCCTCACGATCCTCTGGTTCCACGGTAACGGCGGCAATATCAGTCACCGGCTGGACAATATTAAGCTTCGCCATGACCTGCTGGGAACGAATATTTTCATCTTCGACTACCGCGAATATGGCCGGAGCGAAGGCCGGGCGACAGAGGAGGGAACCTATCAAGATGGTGATGCGGCGATCCGGTATCTGCGTGGCCTGGGGGATGTAGACCCGACCAAGATCGTCTTCCTTGGTGAATCGCTCGGGAGCGCCGTGGCGGTCGAGATGGCGACCCGACACGGCTGCGCCGCCCTGATCCTGGAGTCGCCTTTCCTGTCCATCGCCGAGATGGCGAAGGTGAGCTTCCCATTCCTCCCGATCGGTTCGTTCCTTCAAACCAAGTACGACACCCTCTCGAAGATCGCGCAGGTCAGGGCCCCTCTTCTGATCGTCCATGGTGAGAACGATGAGATCGTTCCGTTCCAGCATGGCCAACGCCTCTTCGAAGCCGCGAAAGAGTCAAAAGAGTTCTACCGCATCAAGGGCGCCCACCATAACGATCTCTACCTGGTAGGCAGTACGACCTACCTGGAGACCCTTAACCGTTTCCTCAGTAAGGTGATCGGAGGCAAGCCCTCATAG
- the glnD gene encoding [protein-PII] uridylyltransferase, with protein MKRFQAIAKGRFALLRNRRASAAALVGDMPAASVELSALTGALQSVLQGSHAAGLIPALREFIADEQARILQRHRNGETGQAVVQSITTLTDAVVTSLFQLAEAACDPVLRRSSDGCALIALGGYGRREMNPGSDVDLMFVYPRRADAYLNTILHPVLSTLWDVGFVVGHCCRSIDDCVRMAQTDLTSRTSMMEARYLAGKPEIYQAFSAKLERSVFYKHSAAFVKQKLQELRERHYRYGASIYVQEPHIKEGPGSLRDLHAAMWIARITQRAGAPSELAQRGLLSQEERERWDLALDFMLRLRNELHYLSRGKNDVLSLSTQEQVAANLGFLGTDGSYGVEQFMQRYYLAAKDILQLSQQLIVRCTQGRSQVEMVMQKLRARDIGDDLTEIDRCIHVMPKNRGLFQEDPVRLLKVFWYAQQMGYTLSQEIKDYIKADTHLIDDGVRRSSRALGFLLAILREPKGVAATLRSMHELGVLGSYMPEFAKLTRLVQFDFYHRYTVDEHTFLAIETLEHLDEVSRFYGEEFRSIASDAKRLEILRLALLLHDIGKGEGPDHVPKGTSLVEAILARMGIPEQDADTIRFLVVRHLEMSHIAQRLDLDDEAIVIDFAKKVQTLDRLKMLYLLTYGDIKAVGPGVWTEWKGTLLWELYIKTHTILTRGIPEGEDDLARAERVKSQLTQELSPEFGVEAVKRHLHEAPARYLLTTPLHKVASHMRLIQRVQRGEEAASQWTAFPLAGYSEFTLCAYGRHGRFAHVVGTLTANGINILSAQIFTLTSGMVIRNFRVDNGGGAAIEDATVWDRVVADLRDVLAGRVAVRDLIKSRRKAALVQPIHKDALPPTKVEFDNVVSEAYTVLDVRTRDRLGLLYLISSTLSELGVDLRSAKIMTEAEQVVDVFYVTNKDGSKLMDEARREQIRRALEHALSEGFN; from the coding sequence ATGAAACGATTTCAAGCCATCGCGAAGGGTCGTTTCGCGCTGCTGCGAAACCGACGGGCGAGCGCTGCCGCTCTTGTCGGCGACATGCCTGCCGCTTCCGTTGAGCTCTCGGCGCTGACCGGCGCCCTGCAGTCCGTACTGCAGGGGAGCCATGCGGCCGGTCTGATTCCAGCCCTCAGAGAGTTCATCGCCGACGAGCAGGCCAGGATTCTTCAGCGCCATCGGAATGGGGAAACCGGACAGGCGGTGGTTCAATCCATCACTACACTCACCGACGCGGTGGTAACCTCACTCTTTCAACTGGCGGAGGCAGCCTGCGATCCCGTGCTCCGGCGTAGCAGTGACGGCTGTGCGCTGATTGCGCTGGGCGGCTATGGTCGGCGGGAGATGAATCCGGGCTCCGACGTAGACCTGATGTTTGTCTACCCTCGCAGGGCCGATGCCTACCTGAATACGATCCTCCATCCGGTGTTGAGCACTCTTTGGGATGTCGGGTTCGTTGTGGGGCATTGCTGCCGTTCCATCGACGACTGCGTGCGAATGGCCCAGACGGATCTGACCTCCCGCACCTCCATGATGGAGGCCCGATACCTTGCCGGCAAACCGGAGATCTATCAGGCGTTCAGCGCCAAGCTGGAACGGTCGGTCTTCTACAAGCACTCTGCCGCTTTCGTCAAGCAAAAGCTTCAGGAATTGCGTGAACGTCATTACCGGTACGGCGCGTCTATCTACGTGCAAGAGCCGCACATCAAGGAAGGTCCCGGGAGCCTGAGAGATCTTCACGCTGCCATGTGGATTGCCCGGATTACCCAGCGTGCGGGCGCGCCGTCCGAATTGGCGCAGAGAGGGCTTCTCAGTCAGGAGGAGAGAGAACGGTGGGACCTTGCCTTGGATTTCATGCTCCGCCTGCGCAATGAACTGCATTACCTCTCTCGAGGCAAGAACGATGTGCTCTCGCTGTCTACGCAGGAACAGGTAGCGGCCAACCTGGGGTTCCTGGGCACGGACGGCTCTTACGGTGTTGAACAGTTCATGCAGCGGTATTATCTGGCTGCAAAGGATATCTTGCAGTTGTCGCAGCAATTGATCGTGCGCTGCACGCAAGGGAGGTCTCAGGTAGAGATGGTGATGCAGAAGCTGAGGGCTCGCGATATCGGCGACGATCTGACGGAGATCGATCGCTGCATCCATGTGATGCCGAAGAATCGAGGCCTGTTTCAGGAGGACCCTGTCCGGCTGCTGAAGGTCTTCTGGTACGCGCAGCAGATGGGATACACGCTGAGCCAGGAGATTAAGGACTACATTAAAGCCGATACGCATCTCATCGACGATGGGGTGCGGCGATCGAGCCGAGCCCTGGGCTTTTTGCTGGCCATCCTTCGAGAGCCGAAGGGGGTGGCCGCGACGCTTCGGAGCATGCATGAACTTGGCGTGCTTGGGAGCTACATGCCGGAGTTCGCCAAGCTCACCCGTCTGGTCCAGTTCGATTTCTACCATCGGTACACGGTAGATGAGCACACCTTCCTGGCCATCGAGACCCTCGAACACCTGGATGAGGTCTCAAGATTTTACGGTGAAGAGTTTCGTTCGATCGCGTCTGATGCGAAGAGGTTGGAAATCCTCCGGTTGGCCCTCTTACTCCATGACATCGGCAAAGGGGAGGGGCCAGACCACGTGCCCAAGGGGACCTCCTTGGTCGAGGCGATCCTGGCCAGGATGGGCATCCCAGAGCAGGATGCCGATACCATTCGCTTTTTAGTGGTGCGCCATCTGGAGATGTCACATATTGCGCAGCGCCTGGACCTCGACGATGAGGCCATCGTGATCGATTTTGCCAAAAAGGTGCAAACGCTCGATCGGCTGAAGATGCTGTACCTGCTCACGTACGGAGACATCAAGGCGGTCGGACCAGGCGTCTGGACCGAATGGAAAGGGACGCTACTGTGGGAGCTGTACATCAAGACCCACACCATCCTCACCAGGGGCATCCCGGAGGGCGAGGATGATCTGGCTCGCGCCGAGCGGGTTAAATCCCAGCTCACCCAGGAACTGTCGCCGGAGTTCGGCGTGGAGGCGGTGAAAAGGCATCTGCACGAGGCGCCTGCGCGGTACCTGCTGACGACCCCGCTCCACAAGGTTGCCTCGCATATGCGCTTGATCCAGCGCGTGCAACGGGGTGAAGAGGCGGCCAGCCAATGGACGGCATTCCCGTTGGCCGGCTACTCCGAATTTACCCTCTGCGCCTATGGCCGCCACGGGCGGTTTGCCCACGTTGTGGGGACACTCACCGCAAACGGGATCAACATTCTGAGCGCCCAGATTTTCACCCTGACAAGCGGGATGGTAATCCGAAACTTCAGGGTCGACAACGGGGGCGGCGCGGCCATTGAGGACGCGACCGTCTGGGATCGGGTCGTGGCTGATCTGCGGGATGTTCTCGCGGGCAGGGTAGCTGTCCGTGACCTGATCAAGAGCCGCAGGAAGGCAGCCCTGGTCCAACCGATCCACAAGGACGCCTTGCCCCCAACCAAAGTGGAGTTTGACAACGTGGTCTCGGAGGCGTACACCGTCCTGGATGTCCGGACACGGGATAGACTGGGACTCCTGTACCTCATCTCCAGCACGCTTTCGGAACTCGGCGTCGATCTGCGCTCCGCCAAGATCATGACCGAGGCCGAGCAGGTCGTGGACGTCTTTTATGTCACCAATAAGGATGGAAGCAAGCTGATGGATGAGGCGCGGAGAGAACAGATTAGGCGTGCGCTGGAGCATGCGCTTTCGGAGGGGTTCAATTAG
- a CDS encoding CopD family protein codes for MPGLQLAIIFHLVGIIFWIGGMAARLILLNSARSGAGESVRSQFRQLQQGLHRMMEIPGSVMTLLAGGFLIHAAQVNFHLAWFRAKIALVIGLIVIELLASRQIKTFNVTGRAGQAMGLFAGLVVFTLLILIAVVTKF; via the coding sequence ATGCCAGGACTTCAGCTTGCGATTATCTTCCATCTCGTAGGAATTATCTTCTGGATCGGCGGTATGGCGGCCAGGCTGATCCTCCTCAATTCTGCCAGGTCCGGCGCCGGCGAAAGCGTACGGTCTCAGTTTCGCCAGCTCCAGCAAGGACTTCATCGCATGATGGAGATCCCCGGCTCCGTAATGACCCTGCTGGCCGGAGGGTTCCTGATCCATGCCGCCCAGGTCAACTTCCACCTGGCCTGGTTCAGGGCCAAGATCGCGTTGGTCATCGGTCTGATCGTGATTGAGCTGCTCGCCTCGCGCCAGATCAAGACCTTCAACGTGACCGGCCGAGCGGGGCAGGCCATGGGGCTCTTTGCAGGCCTCGTTGTCTTCACCCTACTGATACTGATCGCCGTAGTGACCAAATTTTGA
- the pilB gene encoding type IV-A pilus assembly ATPase PilB, with translation MPPGRLGEMLVRANLITPEQLDEALALQKTTGGRIGSILVKLGYVSEEQIASYLGRQYGVPPVDLSRGTIDPAILKLVPAEVARKHLLIPLGRSGNILTVAMTDPSDIVAIDEVRFITGHTIQPMVAPDTSIQNALNRYYETAGFARSLVKDFEQKDLGIAEPDQRGINLAELYRATEDAPVVKLVNLILTDAINKGASDIHLEPYEKTFRIRFRLDGVLYEVMSPPLTLHAAVTSRVKIMARLDIAERRMPQDGRIKVKMGQRELDLRISTVPTLFGEKVVMRLLDRASLELDMSKLGFEPEALAMFEKAILAPYGMILATGPTGSGKTTTLYSALSRLNSIGTNIMTAEDPIEYNLTGINQTQAKSDIGLTFAALLRSFLRQDPDIIMVGEIRDFETAEIAIKAALTGHLVLSTVHTNDAISTVGRLVSMGAPPYLVAASLNLLLAQRLVRRLCAECRKEVSIPASTLESIGFSPQEAKTVTCYRGKGCLACRDTGYRGRIGLYEVVLLNEEMREAILNGASVGELRTLQAKHGMRSLRESGLQKIREGVTTVEEVVRVTSFF, from the coding sequence ATGCCACCTGGACGATTGGGTGAGATGCTGGTGAGGGCCAACCTGATCACGCCCGAACAGTTGGATGAGGCCCTTGCGCTGCAGAAGACTACCGGCGGACGGATTGGTTCGATTCTCGTCAAGCTCGGGTATGTCAGCGAGGAGCAGATTGCGTCCTACCTGGGACGCCAATATGGGGTGCCGCCTGTTGATCTGAGTAGGGGCACGATCGACCCCGCTATCCTCAAGCTGGTTCCTGCCGAAGTCGCTCGGAAACACCTGCTTATCCCTTTAGGCCGGTCCGGAAATATCCTTACGGTTGCTATGACGGACCCGTCCGACATCGTGGCCATCGATGAAGTCAGATTCATCACCGGCCACACCATACAACCGATGGTCGCCCCGGATACATCCATCCAGAATGCTCTCAACAGGTACTACGAGACGGCCGGTTTCGCCCGAAGTCTGGTCAAGGACTTTGAGCAAAAAGATTTGGGAATCGCTGAGCCGGATCAGAGGGGAATTAATCTGGCCGAGCTATATCGAGCTACCGAAGATGCGCCGGTAGTAAAGCTGGTCAACCTTATCCTGACCGACGCGATCAACAAGGGCGCATCTGATATTCACCTGGAGCCCTACGAGAAGACATTCCGAATACGCTTCAGACTTGATGGCGTCCTCTATGAGGTGATGTCTCCACCCCTTACGCTGCACGCTGCGGTCACTTCTCGCGTCAAGATCATGGCGCGTTTGGATATTGCTGAACGACGCATGCCTCAGGACGGGCGGATCAAGGTCAAGATGGGACAGCGGGAGTTGGACCTTCGAATCTCTACCGTCCCGACGCTGTTCGGCGAGAAGGTGGTCATGCGACTATTGGACCGCGCGAGCCTCGAGTTGGATATGAGCAAACTCGGATTCGAGCCTGAGGCGCTCGCCATGTTTGAGAAGGCTATCCTGGCCCCGTACGGTATGATTCTAGCGACCGGCCCCACCGGGAGCGGGAAGACGACCACGCTGTATTCGGCGCTCAGCCGGCTCAACAGTATCGGCACCAACATCATGACGGCGGAAGATCCGATCGAGTACAACCTGACCGGGATCAACCAGACTCAGGCCAAGTCGGATATCGGTCTGACCTTTGCCGCCTTACTCAGGTCGTTTCTCCGGCAAGATCCGGACATCATCATGGTGGGAGAGATCCGCGATTTCGAGACGGCCGAGATCGCGATCAAGGCCGCCCTGACCGGCCACTTGGTGCTGAGCACCGTCCATACCAACGATGCGATCAGTACGGTGGGGCGACTGGTCAGCATGGGCGCGCCGCCGTATCTGGTGGCTGCCTCGCTCAACCTGCTGCTCGCCCAGCGTCTGGTCCGACGGCTCTGTGCGGAGTGCCGGAAGGAGGTCTCGATCCCCGCCTCTACCCTGGAGAGTATCGGTTTCAGTCCGCAGGAGGCGAAGACCGTAACCTGCTATCGGGGAAAGGGGTGCCTCGCCTGTCGTGACACCGGCTATCGTGGCAGGATCGGCCTCTACGAGGTAGTACTGCTCAACGAAGAGATGCGGGAGGCGATCCTGAATGGCGCCTCCGTCGGCGAGCTTCGTACGCTTCAAGCCAAGCATGGAATGAGGAGCCTGAGGGAGAGCGGCCTGCAAAAGATTCGGGAAGGTGTCACCACTGTCGAGGAGGTCGTTCGGGTCACGAGTTTCTTCTAA
- a CDS encoding type II secretion system F family protein, whose product MPIFVYRGRSRTGRVVAGRMEANTPEAVVAGLRQQRIFPISIKPQPKSIEFKIPGFGGRVKEKDLAVFTRQLATMIDAGLPLVQCLETLASQQPNRQLKKTLTEIRVNVEGGSTFAAALKRHPTVFNPLYANMVEAGEAGGLLDTILNRLAVYIEKAMNLRRKVKGAMIYPSTIVTVAIAVVIFLLTFVIPVFEGFFEGSGVPLPLPTQIVMAVSRFVRRYLLAGLSLVITGIVGIRFSYKTEKGRRAIDGLFLRTPIFGSLLRKVAVARFTRTLGTLIASGVPILDGLDITAKTAGNKVVEEAIIETRGNIAEGKTIADPLRASGVFPPMVVQMISVGEQTGALDSMLEKIAEFYDAEVDQAVANLTALIEPILIVFLGVVVGGMIVAMYLPIFKLVTVIGR is encoded by the coding sequence ATGCCGATCTTTGTCTATCGCGGACGAAGTCGGACAGGCCGGGTGGTTGCCGGGCGGATGGAGGCCAATACCCCGGAGGCTGTGGTCGCGGGGCTCCGTCAACAACGGATCTTTCCGATTTCCATCAAGCCCCAGCCTAAGTCGATCGAGTTCAAGATTCCCGGATTCGGCGGGAGAGTAAAGGAGAAGGACCTGGCCGTTTTTACCCGCCAGCTTGCCACCATGATCGACGCCGGACTCCCCCTGGTGCAGTGCCTGGAGACGCTGGCCTCCCAACAGCCGAATAGACAGCTCAAAAAGACCCTCACCGAGATCAGGGTGAATGTGGAAGGCGGTTCGACCTTTGCGGCAGCCCTTAAACGTCATCCGACGGTATTCAATCCACTATACGCCAACATGGTCGAGGCGGGTGAGGCCGGGGGGCTGCTTGATACTATCCTGAACCGCCTTGCGGTGTACATCGAGAAAGCCATGAATCTCCGGCGAAAAGTCAAAGGCGCCATGATTTATCCCAGCACCATCGTAACGGTAGCCATCGCCGTCGTCATCTTCTTACTGACCTTCGTGATCCCGGTCTTTGAAGGATTTTTTGAGGGGTCGGGGGTCCCGCTTCCCCTGCCGACTCAGATAGTTATGGCGGTGAGTCGCTTCGTTCGGAGATATCTCCTGGCCGGCCTCAGCCTCGTCATCACAGGGATCGTCGGCATCCGGTTCAGTTATAAAACGGAGAAGGGTAGGAGGGCCATCGATGGGTTGTTTCTGCGGACCCCGATATTCGGATCGCTACTCCGGAAGGTGGCCGTTGCACGGTTCACGCGGACCCTGGGAACATTAATTGCCAGCGGTGTCCCTATCCTTGACGGACTGGATATCACGGCGAAAACCGCTGGGAACAAGGTTGTGGAGGAGGCGATTATAGAGACCCGCGGGAACATCGCTGAAGGCAAAACCATTGCCGACCCGTTGAGGGCGTCCGGAGTCTTTCCGCCCATGGTGGTGCAGATGATCAGCGTCGGGGAGCAGACGGGGGCGCTTGACTCGATGTTGGAGAAGATTGCCGAGTTCTACGATGCCGAGGTCGACCAGGCGGTCGCAAATCTGACCGCCCTGATTGAGCCGATACTGATAGTGTTCCTCGGAGTGGTCGTGGGCGGTATGATCGTGGCGATGTATCTGCCCATCTTCAAGCTGGTGACGGTGATAGGGCGCTGA
- a CDS encoding ATP-binding protein — MTIRTRLTLGFGLVGLALVAAPLTIYLLQSSRALQSASRKHAGIAPSKALLRVVQLIQQHRGLSSGVLGGNTTMEAQRAAKQTEADKAVEAFNALVTSDIHDPVLTATWRGALDAWRELANGVSSRLITGQESVAKHTALIGESLKLLDLMMDYFGLSYDPTGNDYHLTMALLVHMPNLTEFLGQARARGMLLLAEKRITLADRTALIGLISNVERQHEYMERELGKAVALNPQMKTDLGNIAQASMWLAQKAIHLARTQVVEAARLSYSPADYFSVFTQAIDGQFALLDKAMVDLEGALQARIVALRIGQIKTVGFIALVIAFAMWLGAVIVRTTKQDIAALKQSEEAQRRYAMELEVTVEDRTRELRTVNARLEAASRHKSEFLTHMSHEFRTPLNGILGFSQVLRDPTFGPLNEMQSRYLDHIYASGKHLLALINDLLDLAKIEAGKLDLRPEPFAVRETLAADLADVQPMADQKRLTLTLHVETAPIILTADPIRFKQIVYNLLSNAIKFTPEGGRITVTARAVLSSECQVPSVDANPQPPTPNPPQSPDFVEVSVADTGIGITAEEIPKLFERFTQLNPALARKYHGAGLGLALTKQLVELHDGRIWATSEGKGRGSSFIVRLPLAPQLRPAMEGR; from the coding sequence ATGACAATACGAACCAGGTTGACGCTCGGGTTCGGGCTGGTGGGCCTTGCCCTGGTGGCGGCGCCGCTGACCATCTACCTGCTGCAAAGCAGCAGAGCTCTGCAATCGGCGAGTCGAAAGCATGCCGGGATCGCGCCGTCGAAAGCACTGCTGAGGGTGGTGCAGTTGATCCAGCAACACCGCGGGCTTTCCTCCGGCGTCCTGGGCGGGAACACGACGATGGAAGCGCAACGCGCCGCCAAGCAAACTGAAGCCGACAAGGCGGTCGAGGCGTTTAATGCGCTTGTCACGTCCGACATCCATGATCCCGTGCTTACCGCCACTTGGCGCGGGGCGCTCGATGCCTGGAGGGAGCTTGCGAACGGCGTATCCTCGCGCTTGATCACCGGTCAGGAGAGTGTTGCTAAGCACACGGCCCTCATCGGCGAAAGCCTGAAGCTGCTCGATCTCATGATGGATTACTTCGGCCTATCGTACGACCCGACCGGCAATGACTATCACCTGACCATGGCGCTGTTGGTCCATATGCCGAACCTGACCGAATTCCTCGGCCAGGCGCGAGCGCGCGGCATGCTGCTCCTGGCAGAGAAGCGCATTACCCTGGCGGACCGCACCGCGTTGATCGGTCTCATCAGCAACGTCGAGAGGCAACACGAGTACATGGAGCGCGAGTTAGGCAAGGCAGTGGCACTGAATCCCCAGATGAAGACCGATCTTGGTAACATCGCACAGGCAAGCATGTGGCTCGCGCAGAAAGCGATACATCTTGCCAGAACCCAGGTGGTGGAAGCTGCGAGGCTGAGCTATTCGCCGGCCGATTACTTCTCAGTATTCACCCAGGCGATTGACGGGCAGTTCGCGCTGCTCGACAAAGCGATGGTCGATCTGGAGGGGGCGCTGCAGGCGCGTATCGTCGCGTTGCGGATTGGACAGATCAAGACAGTCGGTTTCATCGCGCTGGTGATCGCGTTCGCGATGTGGCTGGGGGCGGTGATCGTTCGCACGACCAAACAGGATATCGCCGCGCTGAAGCAGAGCGAGGAGGCGCAGCGACGCTACGCCATGGAACTCGAAGTCACCGTCGAGGACCGGACGCGAGAGCTGCGTACGGTCAATGCGCGGCTCGAGGCGGCCTCGCGTCACAAGTCGGAGTTTCTCACCCACATGTCTCACGAGTTTCGGACCCCGCTGAACGGGATTCTCGGCTTCTCGCAGGTTCTGCGAGACCCGACCTTCGGGCCGCTTAACGAGATGCAATCCCGCTATCTTGACCACATCTACGCAAGCGGCAAACACCTGCTTGCCCTGATCAACGACTTGCTCGACCTCGCCAAAATCGAGGCTGGTAAGCTCGATCTGCGCCCGGAGCCCTTCGCCGTTCGAGAGACGCTCGCGGCCGACCTTGCCGATGTCCAGCCGATGGCCGACCAAAAGCGCCTGACCCTCACACTGCACGTAGAAACCGCGCCGATCATCCTCACTGCCGACCCCATCCGATTCAAACAGATCGTCTACAACCTCCTCTCCAATGCCATTAAGTTCACCCCCGAAGGCGGCCGAATCACCGTCACCGCGAGGGCCGTACTAAGTTCCGAGTGCCAAGTGCCGAGTGTAGACGCCAACCCCCAACCCCCAACCCCCAACCCCCCGCAATCTCCCGACTTCGTAGAGGTTTCGGTGGCGGACACCGGGATCGGGATCACGGCGGAGGAAATCCCCAAGCTCTTTGAGCGCTTCACCCAACTCAATCCTGCCCTCGCCAGGAAGTACCATGGGGCCGGCCTTGGCCTTGCGCTCACGAAGCAACTCGTCGAGCTACACGACGGCAGGATCTGGGCTACCTCGGAGGGCAAAGGCCGCGGGAGCAGTTTCATAGTGCGCCTTCCGCTGGCGCCACAACTGAGGCCGGCAATGGAGGGCAGATGA